A window of Chrysoperla carnea chromosome 3, inChrCarn1.1, whole genome shotgun sequence genomic DNA:
tttttactgttCATTTATCTATCATAATTTATGGTTttaatgctattaaaaaaattgccaaagcaatcgaaacaaacctagcttttttatttttatttgtaaatttagctAAATATTTCTATTGTGGGTCTTTAAGGGGGTATATTTTAAGACAatgcattaaatattttcaaaaaaagtacaTTAAATAACCGAAATATTCACCTCCGGTTCCGACTTAGACCAAACTTCAACTTGACCCGATCCCCAAGCGTTGTAAATTAAGCCCCCAATAATATTGAACAATGCATCTAGAATTGAATATGCCtccattttattgaattcctaaTAAAATCAGTATAGTTGTgagaaatgttttataaatttcaattgtaatCTCATACTTACATATCCCTCAAGAACTTCTTCGTATTCGAATGGTATGCAATAAATTAAGAATGATGAAAGTACATTCATCATTTGTGAAATTGCCATAGTGATGTGAGCATATTTGGGTGCTACATCTGCatgattaacaaatattccaCATATTAGAAAACTATAACTTaagcaatttaaaatttcgtCGATGAATACTAGCCCAAAactattaatagaaaataaaacaccgggtaaataaattaaaagctcTATGaaaagacaaccggaaatataTGATCGCCGAATGTAAAATACAGATTTGGAAGTTTTCATCGATATGAGGTCTGCTAGAAATCCAACTGCTAGTAAAGTCATGGCGACGAATATTGCCGGAGGCAATTCAACATTTATAGTCTAAAACACAAAAAgattcgatatatttttttaaagatcatcgacttcacaaaaaagtaaaaaataattttaaagtaaatacttttataaataattttcttgtgagCAACTACATTTTGAAGTGTATgtcagtaaataaattttaagcaaagAATGTGGTTGGCGTCGACTTCAAAACTGAATTGCtcataacaaatttatttgatgGCTTTGATggatttattatatgtatacttTTGTAAAGTCACCTCAGTTTTTTCAACTTTCATCCCACTAAGACAAGACTATGACTTACGCTttgatatacaataatttttgaagtcgAGAAATCGCCTAAAAGTACGTCCATTGACGTAAATGCTCGGCAAAAGTGTATCACATATAAAGCCCACACTGATTTTGAACAGAAAACTTCTTTCCATGGTATTGGATTTGAACCATTATTTGTtgattcacaattttttatttcttgatttAAATACTGCAATTCCGCCTGGGTTATTGTTGGATGTGCCGATGGATTTTCATAAATTGACCATGTCCATAAAACAAACCAAAGAATTCCCAAAACACCGTACACAATTACTACTTTGTCTTCGGGAAGTAAACCACAtgctaaatatgaaaaatgcgCACCGATTGCTATCCCAAAAAAGCATCCAGAATATGCAATTGATATTAAAGTAGATCGTTCTTTTGATGGTACCCAATGTTGCCACATTCCATGGGCCGCAGGAAATGCTGCTccctttattataaaatcatatttaatttaaataccaaTCTGTTTACATACAATATCTCAGAGTAACGGTTTTCCAGGAAATTTAAGATGTGCGTTGAAGTAACCAAGAGATTTGGTTATCAATTAATATCCGTTATTCTGAGATACTTTGCACAGTTTAATTGTTTACCTCAAATAATCCCCGGAAAAATCCAAGATAGTAAAGCCAATATGCGTGAcacgtatatattattattaacgttCCTAATTCCAGCAAGGCGTTACATAAAATCgataatccaaaaattttaaaaggagAAAACCGATTAACCAATATTGCTGTAGGTATTTGAATTAGAAAATAAGCAATCATAAAATATAGCTTCGAATAATTTCTAATCAAGGATAAatgctaaaaaatatattttaggaataatttattattctacaCCGTATTCAAAAAGTTTGAGACCCACTTAGAAAATAATgacataaaagaaaaaac
This region includes:
- the LOC123295300 gene encoding probable vesicular glutamate transporter eat-4 isoform X2, whose product is MIAYFLIQIPTAILVNRFSPFKIFGLSILCNALLELGTLIIIYTCHAYWLYYLGFFRGLFEGAAFPAAHGMWQHWVPSKERSTLISIAYSGCFFGIAIGAHFSYLACGLLPEDKVVIVYGVLGILWFVLWTWSIYENPSAHPTITQAELQYLNQEIKNCESTNNGSNPIPWKEVFCSKSVWALYVIHFCRAFTSMDVLLGDFSTSKIIVYQSTINVELPPAIFVAMTLLAVGFLADLISMKTSKSVFYIRRSYISGCLFIELLIYLPGVLFSINSFGLVFIDEILNCLSYSFLICGIFVNHADVAPKYAHITMAISQMMNVLSSFLIYCIPFEYEEVLEGYEFNKMEAYSILDALFNIIGGLIYNAWGSGQVEVWSKSEPEVNISVI
- the LOC123295300 gene encoding probable vesicular glutamate transporter eat-4 isoform X1 codes for the protein MLNNANNQNSARQNIPAESAGSMVWRIYLPKRYILAILTNIGFILSFGMRINLCTFTFDSAHLSLIRNYSKLYFMIAYFLIQIPTAILVNRFSPFKIFGLSILCNALLELGTLIIIYTCHAYWLYYLGFFRGLFEGAAFPAAHGMWQHWVPSKERSTLISIAYSGCFFGIAIGAHFSYLACGLLPEDKVVIVYGVLGILWFVLWTWSIYENPSAHPTITQAELQYLNQEIKNCESTNNGSNPIPWKEVFCSKSVWALYVIHFCRAFTSMDVLLGDFSTSKIIVYQSTINVELPPAIFVAMTLLAVGFLADLISMKTSKSVFYIRRSYISGCLFIELLIYLPGVLFSINSFGLVFIDEILNCLSYSFLICGIFVNHADVAPKYAHITMAISQMMNVLSSFLIYCIPFEYEEVLEGYEFNKMEAYSILDALFNIIGGLIYNAWGSGQVEVWSKSEPEVNISVI